A window of Longibacter salinarum contains these coding sequences:
- the hepA gene encoding heterocyst formation ABC transporter subunit HepA yields MASFFRTDNGTLTNESPSRVLRLLRALYTKYLRPKDKYRRFLLRHLWYERKTFAVTVVFLGLGALFEGLGLGLLIPFLEGLTSPDQESWRSGIEFIDTYILAVDADVEYRLFHISGLILLSIFMRAGFGYLGQYFSIRMKQDILHRIRCEVVDQINALSLSYFSKNDAGRILNTVRGEVSRVQYFFDTAVQIMIQGYMIVMYSAAIVLLSWKLTSLVVLLCGILFGGMTLFVRRLRKEGREIPKVNSRVMSIVSQMIQGIRTVSLSGNNEYEAERYKRESRRLADVAVDIGRMNSMIGPISQSVSSTALITLIVIAMKYFVLAGTMSVATLLTYLFALFRLMPFLQNVNGLRGQWAAQRGSLEDVVEFLDAANKPYIQDGNRRLPAFTDRIVLEHVSFEYEPGSKVIRDVSFEIERGQTVAFVGGSGAGKSTLADLIIRVYDPTEGRILYDGHDIREYRLSDLRNRIAVVSQSTFLFNASVRDNICYGLDGVDEQRLRAVAAQANALDFIEEMADGFDTPLGDRGVRLSGGQRQRIAIARSLLQDPDILVLDEATSALDSASEKLVHDSLEHLMQNRTVIIIAHRLSTVESADKVFVLEEGKIVENGSYGELIDQQGKLWEYHKLQVQMA; encoded by the coding sequence ATGGCCTCATTTTTTCGGACCGATAACGGCACGCTGACGAATGAGTCCCCCTCGCGGGTGCTTCGTCTTCTGCGCGCACTGTATACGAAATATCTTCGCCCGAAGGACAAATATCGTCGATTTCTGCTTCGCCACCTCTGGTATGAGCGGAAGACGTTCGCTGTCACGGTCGTCTTTCTTGGGCTCGGAGCCCTCTTCGAGGGGCTCGGGCTCGGGCTCCTAATCCCTTTTCTGGAGGGCCTAACGTCACCAGATCAAGAATCATGGCGAAGTGGGATTGAATTCATCGACACATATATTCTGGCTGTCGATGCTGATGTCGAGTACCGATTATTCCACATCTCGGGCCTGATCCTCCTGAGCATTTTCATGCGTGCGGGGTTTGGGTATCTGGGCCAATATTTTAGCATCCGCATGAAGCAAGACATCCTGCACCGAATTCGGTGTGAGGTGGTCGACCAGATCAACGCACTGTCGTTGTCTTACTTCTCGAAAAACGACGCGGGGCGGATTCTGAACACAGTCCGTGGAGAGGTTTCGCGGGTCCAGTATTTTTTCGATACGGCGGTTCAGATCATGATCCAGGGCTACATGATTGTGATGTATTCCGCCGCGATTGTTTTGCTTTCCTGGAAGCTCACGTCGCTCGTTGTGCTGCTCTGTGGGATTCTATTCGGTGGGATGACCCTCTTCGTCCGGCGTCTACGGAAGGAAGGACGTGAAATACCGAAGGTCAATAGCCGCGTGATGTCGATCGTCTCTCAGATGATTCAGGGTATCCGTACCGTCTCGCTTTCGGGCAATAATGAGTATGAGGCTGAACGCTACAAAAGAGAGAGCCGACGCCTTGCTGACGTCGCAGTCGATATTGGGCGGATGAATTCGATGATCGGCCCGATCTCGCAGTCCGTCTCCTCCACGGCTCTGATCACACTCATCGTGATCGCAATGAAGTACTTCGTCCTTGCGGGGACGATGAGTGTCGCGACGCTTCTCACGTATCTCTTCGCCCTCTTTCGGTTGATGCCCTTCCTGCAGAACGTAAATGGCTTGCGAGGGCAATGGGCCGCACAGCGGGGCTCGCTGGAAGACGTTGTCGAGTTTCTGGACGCAGCAAACAAACCGTACATTCAGGACGGAAACCGGCGCTTACCCGCCTTTACCGATCGAATCGTGCTGGAGCACGTCAGCTTCGAATACGAACCAGGGAGTAAGGTCATTCGGGATGTGAGCTTTGAAATTGAGCGGGGACAGACAGTGGCCTTCGTGGGCGGATCCGGAGCCGGCAAGTCCACCTTGGCAGATCTAATTATCCGTGTGTACGACCCAACAGAAGGGAGAATCCTGTACGACGGGCACGACATCCGGGAGTACCGACTGTCCGATCTCCGCAATCGAATTGCAGTCGTGAGCCAGAGCACATTCTTGTTCAACGCCTCCGTGCGCGACAACATCTGCTACGGACTGGATGGTGTGGACGAACAACGGCTCCGTGCGGTCGCAGCCCAAGCGAATGCGCTCGACTTCATCGAAGAAATGGCGGACGGGTTTGATACGCCTCTGGGTGACCGAGGCGTCCGCCTCTCAGGGGGCCAGCGACAACGGATTGCAATTGCTCGATCGCTCCTGCAAGACCCGGACATCCTCGTCCTTGATGAGGCGACCAGTGCACTTGATTCGGCATCAGAAAAGCTGGTCCACGATTCCCTTGAACACCTGATGCAGAACCGAACGGTCATCATCATCGCACATCGACTGTCTACCGTAGAGTCTGCCGACAAAGTATTCGTGCTAGAAGAAGGTAAGATCGTCGAGAACGGATCCTACGGTGAACTCATCGACCAGCAGGGCAAGCTTTGGGAGTATCACAAACTGCAGGTACAAATGGCGTAG